The Erythrobacter sp. Alg231-14 genome has a segment encoding these proteins:
- a CDS encoding recA-like protein — translation MKNSILPSGVKAHDALTETLSVPSLPKERAARVRLSANDIVASPKDLVREGRWRPGLSDQPLHSEIFASASDAGGAGLALALACDALLSDALSCDALSVDGNAKRRRDPTAEAIDRRQVLWVQDKRAVERSGRPFAQGLPPELRDRLIHVEAQNAQDALFALEEGLKCRDLACVIGEIVGNPRALDFTASRRLSLTAQKQGIALWLVRLEAEADLSSARMRWQAEPAPSAPPLWNADAPGAPAWKAELFRARNHAPGKWILSNEDGRLCAQQPPENRSGNRHHSAQQYTARSQNIGHLVRPTVGRSLAAVARA, via the coding sequence ATGAAAAATTCTATCCTTCCTTCCGGCGTGAAAGCGCACGATGCCCTGACCGAGACTTTGTCTGTTCCTTCTCTTCCTAAAGAGAGGGCTGCGCGCGTGCGTCTGTCGGCGAATGACATTGTCGCCTCACCCAAAGATTTGGTGAGGGAAGGTCGGTGGAGGCCAGGTCTCTCAGATCAACCGCTTCATAGTGAGATTTTCGCAAGCGCGTCGGATGCGGGCGGAGCGGGGCTTGCGCTGGCCTTGGCCTGTGATGCTTTGTTGTCTGACGCTCTGTCGTGCGATGCTCTGTCGGTGGATGGGAACGCAAAGAGGCGCCGCGATCCCACGGCGGAAGCGATCGACCGTCGCCAGGTCCTATGGGTGCAAGATAAACGGGCGGTTGAACGCAGCGGTAGGCCCTTTGCCCAAGGGTTGCCGCCGGAATTGCGGGACCGATTGATCCATGTCGAGGCACAGAACGCTCAAGACGCTTTGTTCGCGCTCGAAGAAGGTTTGAAGTGCCGCGATCTTGCCTGTGTGATCGGAGAGATCGTGGGCAATCCGAGGGCGCTCGATTTCACCGCATCGCGACGATTAAGCCTGACGGCCCAAAAACAGGGGATCGCGCTGTGGCTGGTGCGGTTGGAGGCAGAGGCGGATTTGTCATCGGCCCGAATGCGTTGGCAGGCCGAACCGGCCCCATCTGCGCCGCCGCTTTGGAATGCGGATGCTCCCGGCGCACCGGCATGGAAGGCGGAGCTGTTTCGGGCGCGAAACCACGCTCCTGGCAAATGGATTTTGAGCAATGAAGACGGACGCCTCTGCGCACAACAACCCCCCGAAAACAGGTCAGGAAACCGGCACCACTCTGCTCAACAATACACAGCACGGTCGCAGAATATTGGCCATTTGGTGCGCCCGACTGTCGGTCGATCGCTGGCGGCTGTCGCTCGCGCCTAA
- a CDS encoding sodium-dependent transporter: MVASTGSTAREGWSSRSAFILAAVGAAVGLGNVWRFPTLAGENGGGAFVLFYVGCVFLLGLPLVVSEIFIGRTGQNDAVGSIRTVAEKSGVSKAWSGFGLLGVVAAFLILSFYSVVAGWVLYYVGVMGGDFLSAVGSGDLFRGALPGESQTDIQDRLGGLFGNPWLLLAMHAVFMGATFTIVARGIGSGIEAAATILMPMFFVLLVGITIYGAFVGDMTEALAFLFTPDWSKLTPQVMNTALGQALFSLSLGVAGLITYGSYIKGSAGLGPTSLTIAFADTGVALIAGLMIFPIVFAVGLDPAAGPTLVFQTLPFAFQTMPAGALIGLLFFVLILVAAVTSSISLLEVPVAWGIGEMGWSRPKSTMIFGGGAFLIGVACLLGYNVWSDVRLLGFWSLFAETDILDTVDGFTGKVMLPLGAFFTAIFVGWRADRKLVAEMTGLSGVWLSAWRFLIAWLCPLAVGLILVTGLFPEILGA; encoded by the coding sequence ATGGTAGCATCCACCGGTTCGACCGCGCGTGAGGGTTGGTCATCGCGCAGTGCGTTTATTCTGGCCGCCGTTGGCGCGGCGGTTGGTTTGGGGAACGTTTGGCGTTTCCCAACGCTCGCGGGTGAAAATGGGGGCGGGGCGTTTGTCCTGTTCTATGTCGGCTGCGTTTTCCTATTGGGCCTACCTCTTGTTGTGTCTGAGATTTTTATTGGACGGACCGGGCAGAATGATGCGGTTGGTTCAATCCGTACGGTCGCTGAAAAGTCTGGAGTGTCGAAAGCGTGGAGCGGGTTTGGCCTGCTCGGCGTTGTTGCGGCATTCCTTATTTTGTCATTCTATTCGGTCGTAGCCGGGTGGGTGCTGTATTATGTTGGCGTTATGGGCGGCGACTTTTTGAGCGCGGTTGGCTCAGGTGATCTTTTCCGCGGTGCACTACCGGGAGAAAGTCAAACCGATATTCAGGACCGTCTGGGTGGGCTGTTTGGCAATCCTTGGCTGCTTCTTGCCATGCATGCGGTGTTTATGGGCGCGACCTTCACGATTGTAGCGCGTGGGATTGGCTCGGGGATTGAGGCGGCTGCGACGATCTTGATGCCGATGTTCTTCGTCTTGCTTGTTGGGATTACGATTTACGGTGCCTTTGTGGGCGATATGACAGAGGCTCTGGCCTTTCTGTTTACGCCCGATTGGTCGAAGCTGACGCCGCAAGTGATGAACACTGCGCTGGGTCAGGCGCTGTTCTCGCTGTCTTTGGGGGTTGCTGGACTGATCACTTATGGGTCTTACATTAAGGGTTCAGCGGGGCTTGGGCCAACTTCTTTGACCATCGCTTTTGCCGACACCGGTGTTGCTTTGATCGCTGGATTGATGATTTTCCCAATTGTGTTCGCTGTGGGACTGGACCCTGCGGCTGGCCCGACGTTGGTGTTCCAGACATTGCCGTTCGCATTTCAGACGATGCCGGCTGGGGCTTTGATCGGTCTTTTGTTTTTTGTCCTGATCTTGGTGGCCGCTGTTACCAGTTCGATTTCACTGCTTGAGGTGCCCGTCGCTTGGGGCATTGGTGAGATGGGGTGGAGCCGTCCAAAATCGACGATGATTTTTGGCGGCGGCGCGTTCCTTATTGGGGTGGCGTGTTTGCTTGGCTACAATGTGTGGTCTGATGTTCGCCTACTCGGGTTCTGGTCGCTCTTTGCGGAGACTGACATTTTGGACACGGTTGATGGGTTTACCGGTAAGGTGATGTTGCCGTTGGGCGCGTTCTTTACGGCCATTTTTGTCGGTTGGCGTGCTGATCGCAAGTTGGTTGCTGAGATGACTGGTTTGTCGGGCGTTTGGCTGAGTGCTTGGCGGTTCTTGATTGCGTGGTTGTGCCCGCTGGCCGTGGGCCTGATTTTGGTAACTGGGTTGTTCCCGGAGATCCTTGGGGCCTGA
- the panB gene encoding 3-methyl-2-oxobutanoate hydroxymethyltransferase — protein sequence MSTTFQLDTSTSRATPTPKPRKRLTVPRIRDRKKDGTTQEPLVMLTAYTARQAQLLDAHCDILLVGDSLGQVIYGLDSTLPVTVDMMINHGAAVVRGSYHSLVVVDMPFGAYEASPEKAFEVAAKIMADTGCAAVKLEGGEAMAETIAFLTNRGIPVMAHVGLTPQAVNVLGGYAARGRSQEEHEKIMRDGKAVQDAGAFAVVAEGVIEPIAISLTKSLEIPVIGIGASAQCDGQVLVTEDMLGMFERVPRFVKRYDDIAGMIDKTVAAYASEVRDRSFPGEEQTYQPKK from the coding sequence ATGTCTACTACATTCCAGCTTGATACGAGCACCAGCCGAGCGACCCCCACGCCAAAGCCACGAAAAAGGCTGACGGTACCGCGCATTCGGGATCGCAAGAAAGACGGCACCACCCAAGAACCCCTAGTTATGTTGACCGCATACACTGCGCGTCAGGCGCAATTGCTTGATGCGCATTGCGACATATTGCTGGTCGGGGATTCGCTGGGTCAGGTGATCTATGGTTTGGACAGCACGTTGCCCGTTACCGTCGATATGATGATCAATCACGGCGCAGCGGTGGTGCGCGGCAGCTACCACAGCCTTGTCGTCGTCGACATGCCATTTGGTGCGTACGAAGCTTCTCCCGAAAAAGCGTTCGAAGTGGCGGCCAAGATCATGGCAGATACAGGTTGCGCCGCTGTCAAATTGGAAGGCGGCGAGGCGATGGCCGAAACCATTGCCTTTCTAACCAATCGCGGCATCCCGGTAATGGCGCATGTTGGCCTTACCCCCCAAGCGGTGAATGTCTTGGGCGGATATGCGGCGCGCGGGCGATCTCAGGAAGAGCATGAGAAAATCATGCGCGATGGCAAAGCGGTTCAAGATGCGGGTGCCTTTGCGGTGGTCGCAGAAGGGGTGATTGAACCGATTGCAATTTCGCTGACCAAGTCGCTGGAGATACCTGTGATTGGTATTGGCGCATCTGCCCAATGCGATGGTCAGGTTTTGGTGACCGAGGATATGCTGGGCATGTTTGAACGCGTGCCCCGTTTTGTGAAACGGTATGACGACATCGCCGGTATGATCGACAAAACGGTTGCCGCCTATGCAAGCGAAGTGCGCGACCGCAGCTTTCCCGGCGAAGAACAAACCTATCAACCCAAAAAGTGA
- a CDS encoding bile acid:sodium symporter: MKSRFALFADPMILVLFIATLLANAFPATGEARATAQFVSNAAIFLLFLVNGMRIARGEIARGLSNWRFFLPLFLWVFGAMPAIGLGLSSVATLWLPPMVALGFLYLGTLPSTVQSATSYTSLAGGNVALSVVGAALINIAGVFITAPLFAALAGSEAADIGTETIMRIGLILVLPFIIGQMVQGWTIDWLKERKGQVAWVDRIVIGTAVYVAFSGAVEQGLAGMFGAMGWAIFAALLLAYLVLATGGAWIGAGALNYPRGDRIAFVFAGSQKSVAIGAPLAAILFPANVAGFVIAPLLLYHLLQLMFAAPFATILAGSDADQKTGQDNASDNQGATNRGA; encoded by the coding sequence ATGAAATCCCGCTTTGCCTTGTTTGCCGATCCGATGATCTTGGTTCTTTTCATTGCGACATTGCTGGCCAATGCGTTTCCCGCCACAGGAGAAGCTCGGGCCACTGCGCAATTCGTTTCGAACGCCGCAATATTCCTATTATTCCTAGTGAATGGCATGCGGATCGCACGCGGAGAGATCGCGCGGGGCCTTTCCAATTGGCGGTTCTTTCTGCCGCTGTTCCTTTGGGTTTTCGGGGCCATGCCAGCGATCGGCCTAGGCTTGTCCAGCGTCGCAACCTTGTGGCTGCCGCCTATGGTCGCTTTGGGATTTCTGTATCTGGGCACGCTGCCATCGACCGTGCAATCGGCGACATCTTACACCAGCCTGGCCGGGGGTAATGTTGCGTTGTCCGTGGTGGGCGCAGCCTTAATCAATATTGCGGGTGTGTTCATCACCGCGCCTCTGTTTGCCGCATTAGCAGGTAGCGAAGCCGCAGACATTGGCACCGAGACGATTATGCGCATCGGCCTTATCTTGGTTTTACCATTCATCATCGGCCAAATGGTTCAGGGATGGACGATAGACTGGCTGAAAGAGCGCAAAGGCCAAGTCGCGTGGGTCGATCGGATCGTGATTGGAACCGCGGTTTATGTCGCGTTTTCCGGCGCGGTGGAACAAGGTTTGGCCGGGATGTTTGGCGCAATGGGGTGGGCGATTTTTGCCGCACTCTTATTGGCGTATCTGGTGCTGGCTACGGGCGGCGCTTGGATCGGTGCCGGGGCGCTGAATTATCCAAGGGGGGACCGGATCGCTTTCGTGTTTGCTGGTTCTCAAAAAAGCGTGGCCATCGGTGCGCCGCTGGCTGCGATCCTTTTTCCCGCCAACGTGGCCGGCTTCGTGATCGCGCCCTTGTTGCTGTACCACCTGTTGCAATTGATGTTCGCCGCGCCGTTTGCGACCATATTGGCCGGGTCCGACGCGGATCAGAAAACGGGGCAAGACAACGCCTCAGACAATCAGGGCGCAACCAACCGGGGCGCCTAA
- a CDS encoding tetratricopeptide repeat protein, translating into MRKFATLGAALLLASCSGQEGPSSNSAITGDASFLELIDDARLAVANGNLPEAGQYYDQAREIEPENPGLWVDIARLRFRGGEHLTAIEAADYALELNPNYAPALLMRAQLVRDANGLSESLIWFEAAAIADPRNPEVLADYAATLGDLGRYQDMLTVVRQLADFAPTYPQVHYLQAVLAARAEDPVLASTLLNRSGLANNGVPSALMLDAIVDLQQGAFDTAAETLEQLTARQPDNVRVNELYALSLWLGGRDRVIVDQFGQLAQSDDASPYLMMLVGRSLERMGQRERAIPFILKAREARGRERIVLNSDAPNGVPLPPSTAQLRRLVEGENLSRARRAADQLIEELPQSGDIYALAGDTHLASGNAQAALERYSVAAQVRRSWPLTRKIIDAYREYGDELAAEVLLTRYIAGDPQNTDALLLLAESSAEREDWLRVAVLLDTAIGLGAGNDLAVLSLRAQAAEGLEREEEAARFNQLRLELAPDAFIAS; encoded by the coding sequence ATGCGTAAATTTGCGACATTGGGCGCCGCCTTGTTGTTGGCGAGTTGCTCCGGCCAAGAAGGGCCGAGCAGCAATTCCGCGATCACCGGAGATGCCTCGTTTCTTGAATTGATCGACGACGCGCGTTTGGCCGTGGCCAACGGAAATCTGCCAGAAGCCGGGCAATATTACGATCAAGCGCGCGAGATTGAGCCAGAAAACCCTGGCCTTTGGGTCGATATTGCGCGGCTAAGATTTCGCGGTGGAGAGCATCTGACCGCGATCGAGGCGGCGGATTACGCCTTGGAGCTCAACCCGAATTACGCGCCGGCTTTGTTGATGCGCGCGCAATTGGTGCGGGATGCCAACGGTCTTTCTGAATCGCTGATCTGGTTTGAAGCCGCAGCGATTGCAGATCCGCGCAATCCCGAAGTGTTGGCAGATTACGCGGCTACACTGGGTGATTTGGGGCGTTACCAAGATATGCTGACCGTGGTGCGGCAATTGGCCGACTTTGCGCCAACCTACCCACAGGTCCACTATCTTCAGGCGGTGTTGGCCGCGCGTGCCGAAGACCCGGTGTTGGCCAGCACTCTGTTGAACCGAAGCGGATTGGCGAACAACGGTGTGCCTTCTGCCCTAATGCTCGACGCGATTGTTGATCTGCAACAAGGTGCTTTTGATACAGCGGCCGAAACGTTGGAGCAATTGACGGCGCGTCAACCAGACAATGTCAGAGTGAACGAGCTCTATGCTCTTTCCTTGTGGTTGGGCGGACGCGATCGCGTGATTGTCGATCAATTCGGTCAGTTGGCTCAAAGCGATGATGCCTCGCCATATTTGATGATGTTGGTTGGCCGCAGCCTGGAACGGATGGGGCAACGCGAACGAGCGATCCCGTTTATCCTAAAGGCTAGAGAAGCACGCGGACGCGAGCGGATTGTCCTTAACAGCGATGCCCCGAACGGAGTGCCTTTGCCGCCATCGACTGCGCAATTGCGGCGATTGGTAGAAGGTGAAAATCTCTCGCGTGCAAGGCGGGCGGCGGATCAATTGATCGAAGAATTGCCGCAATCGGGCGACATCTATGCCTTGGCCGGCGACACGCATTTGGCGAGCGGCAATGCACAGGCCGCTTTGGAACGGTACAGCGTGGCTGCGCAGGTGCGGCGGTCATGGCCGTTAACGCGCAAGATCATCGATGCCTATCGCGAATATGGTGATGAATTGGCAGCCGAAGTGTTGTTGACGCGGTATATTGCCGGTGATCCACAGAACACCGATGCGCTGCTCCTCTTGGCAGAAAGCAGCGCAGAGCGTGAGGACTGGCTGAGAGTGGCTGTGTTGCTTGATACGGCAATTGGATTGGGGGCGGGTAATGATCTTGCGGTCCTATCCTTGCGCGCTCAGGCGGCCGAGGGGTTGGAACGAGAGGAGGAAGCCGCACGCTTTAATCAGCTTCGTCTAGAGCTTGCCCCGGACGCCTTCATCGCAAGCTAA
- the prsR gene encoding PEP-CTERM-box response regulator transcription factor: MAEKKPTLLVIEDDEGLQAQLKWAYDDFEVVIAGDRDSAIAALRSETPAVVTLDLGLPPDPDGTSEGFAVLDAIMALKPDTKVIVASGHGARESALQAIERGAYDFYQKPVDIDALGLIVRRAFNLHQIEEENRRLVAHASEDKTVLGRLITGAPEMVKVARTIERVASANVSVMLLGASGTGKELLAQGLHDASNRSDKPFVAINCAAIPENLLESELFGHEKGAFTGAVKTTEGKIESADGGTLFLDEVGDIPLPLQVKLLRFLQERTIERIGGRKTISVDTRIVCATHQNLESMIGEGTFREDLFYRLAEIVVRIPGLSERHGDAVLLGKAFLKRFSHEMNPTVTGFAPDALTAIDGHDWPGNVRELENRVKRAVIMADGKLVNAGDLDFDDGDGEDTEVLNLKSAREQSDRRVIRHALARSEGNISSTAKLLGISRPTLYDLLKQYDLHA; the protein is encoded by the coding sequence ATGGCCGAAAAGAAACCCACATTGCTGGTCATCGAAGACGATGAGGGCCTGCAGGCGCAATTAAAATGGGCGTATGATGATTTTGAAGTCGTCATTGCAGGTGACCGCGACAGCGCCATCGCCGCCTTGCGCAGCGAGACGCCGGCTGTCGTGACGCTTGATCTGGGATTGCCGCCTGATCCCGATGGCACGAGCGAAGGTTTCGCAGTGCTTGATGCGATCATGGCGTTAAAGCCAGATACGAAAGTGATCGTAGCCAGCGGCCACGGCGCGCGCGAAAGCGCTTTGCAAGCGATCGAACGCGGGGCCTATGATTTCTATCAAAAGCCCGTCGATATTGATGCGTTGGGATTGATTGTCCGTCGGGCATTCAACCTGCATCAAATCGAAGAGGAAAATCGACGTCTTGTTGCCCATGCAAGCGAAGACAAAACGGTCCTTGGCCGATTGATCACCGGCGCGCCGGAAATGGTCAAAGTTGCCCGCACAATCGAACGCGTCGCCAGCGCCAATGTGTCTGTGATGTTGTTGGGCGCAAGCGGCACCGGCAAGGAATTGTTGGCTCAAGGATTGCACGACGCAAGCAACCGTTCGGACAAACCCTTTGTCGCCATCAACTGCGCCGCGATCCCTGAAAACCTGCTGGAAAGTGAGTTGTTTGGGCACGAAAAAGGAGCGTTTACCGGGGCGGTGAAGACCACAGAAGGCAAAATCGAAAGCGCCGATGGGGGCACACTTTTCCTCGACGAAGTTGGCGATATTCCATTGCCGCTTCAGGTGAAGTTGCTGCGCTTTCTTCAGGAGCGCACGATTGAACGGATTGGTGGGCGCAAAACAATATCGGTCGACACGCGTATCGTATGCGCAACCCACCAGAACCTGGAATCAATGATCGGCGAGGGGACGTTTAGAGAGGACCTTTTCTATCGTTTGGCCGAAATTGTTGTTCGGATACCGGGTCTATCTGAACGCCACGGCGATGCCGTGTTGTTGGGTAAGGCGTTTTTGAAGCGTTTCTCCCACGAGATGAACCCAACGGTCACCGGCTTTGCTCCGGATGCGCTGACTGCGATTGATGGGCACGATTGGCCGGGCAATGTCCGCGAGCTTGAAAACAGGGTGAAGCGCGCGGTCATCATGGCCGACGGCAAACTGGTGAATGCGGGCGATTTGGATTTTGATGATGGCGACGGCGAAGACACCGAAGTGCTCAACCTAAAATCCGCACGCGAGCAATCCGATCGCCGGGTCATTCGCCACGCATTGGCCCGCAGCGAGGGGAACATTTCGAGCACTGCAAAGCTGCTTGGGATTAGCCGTCCGACATTGTACGATTTGCTAAAGCAGTATGATCTCCATGCGTAA
- the prsK gene encoding XrtA/PEP-CTERM system histidine kinase PrsK → MLNLSAFAPYAMLTCYLAGALMSACAGLWIARFGDRERPDRRAILAACGAIAIWCTVSVTFTPGEPAIELAETARNLALIAVIFRLFAADGRDESLKPTRPVILSLALVQLMQPVLLFVNAQAGMIPEVAQILFEVGTVLNMLVAIGALVLLHNLYAGASASSRKLIRWAWIGLAAVFAYDLNFFTISYLGGEYPAVLVTVRGLIVGLAAGLLAWGANSANAGLQFRPSRAVTFQTLSLLVIGSYLLVMVLITRSLALLGGDVARASQIVFLALACAAAILWLPSERLRGWLRVTTVKHLFQHRYDYREEWLRFTRTIGRGSGTVQTSGANFHASFHERAVKAIADITDSPAGLLLVPNEEAQLELTARWNWAMIEVPAIAGDFALSGLLEQHNHILDLDEVRSGTDHHGELAHVPEWMSEAEDAWAVVPLIHFDRLVGTIVLARPRIERGLDWEDFDLLRVVGQQLASYLAEQAGQQALMDASRFDEFNRRMAFVMHDIKNLASQISLLSGNAQKHADNPDFRADMLVTLRNSSDKLNALLARLSRYGSAQTNDVREIDLAKIATGIADRFKSVHPVSVTRADPVQVLADHEGLEQALIHLVQNAVDASKQGGQVFMSVASDGLSGQIDVVDSGEGMSPEFVRNSLFKPFISSKQGGFGIGAFEAREMIKAMGGRVNVESREGVGTRFSVTLPVPEAAKLLESRETKAENPDENSNQKEVA, encoded by the coding sequence ATGTTAAATCTCTCCGCTTTTGCGCCTTACGCAATGCTAACCTGCTATCTCGCAGGCGCCTTGATGAGCGCCTGCGCGGGGTTGTGGATTGCGCGGTTCGGTGATCGTGAGCGCCCTGATCGCAGGGCAATTTTGGCCGCATGCGGAGCCATTGCAATTTGGTGCACGGTGTCGGTTACGTTCACGCCCGGTGAACCGGCGATCGAATTGGCAGAAACAGCGCGCAATCTTGCGCTGATTGCGGTTATCTTCCGCTTGTTCGCGGCCGATGGACGGGACGAAAGCCTTAAACCGACCCGCCCTGTGATCCTTTCGCTCGCGCTTGTCCAATTGATGCAACCGGTGTTGCTGTTTGTGAACGCGCAGGCGGGAATGATCCCAGAGGTTGCGCAGATCCTTTTCGAAGTCGGCACCGTCTTGAACATGTTGGTGGCGATCGGAGCGTTGGTGCTGCTGCACAATCTCTACGCAGGCGCATCGGCTTCTTCGAGAAAGCTGATCCGATGGGCGTGGATCGGGCTGGCGGCGGTGTTCGCCTATGATCTCAACTTTTTCACAATCTCATATTTGGGCGGCGAATATCCGGCGGTTTTGGTGACGGTGCGCGGTTTGATCGTGGGCCTTGCGGCGGGATTGTTGGCGTGGGGTGCTAACTCTGCGAATGCTGGACTTCAATTTAGACCATCGCGCGCAGTGACGTTCCAAACATTGTCTTTGCTGGTCATCGGCAGTTACCTGCTTGTCATGGTGTTGATCACGCGTTCGCTCGCCTTGCTTGGCGGCGATGTTGCCCGCGCCAGTCAGATCGTGTTCCTTGCGCTGGCATGCGCAGCGGCGATCCTTTGGCTTCCTTCCGAACGATTGCGGGGATGGTTGCGGGTCACAACGGTCAAACATCTGTTTCAACACCGGTACGATTATCGCGAAGAATGGTTGAGGTTCACCCGGACCATTGGACGCGGGTCTGGAACGGTACAAACCAGCGGTGCCAATTTCCACGCTTCGTTTCATGAGCGTGCGGTAAAGGCGATTGCCGATATCACCGACAGTCCCGCCGGATTGCTGCTTGTGCCCAATGAAGAGGCGCAATTGGAACTGACGGCGCGTTGGAATTGGGCAATGATCGAAGTGCCCGCAATTGCCGGTGACTTTGCGCTGTCCGGTCTATTGGAACAACACAATCATATCCTTGATCTTGATGAAGTGCGCAGCGGCACGGATCATCACGGTGAACTGGCGCATGTCCCCGAATGGATGTCAGAGGCGGAGGATGCATGGGCGGTTGTGCCGCTGATCCACTTTGATCGTTTGGTGGGAACCATTGTCTTGGCGCGGCCGCGGATTGAACGCGGTTTGGATTGGGAAGACTTTGATCTTCTGCGCGTGGTGGGCCAACAATTAGCCAGCTACCTTGCCGAACAAGCCGGTCAACAGGCGTTGATGGATGCCAGTCGATTTGATGAATTCAATCGCCGGATGGCGTTCGTGATGCACGACATCAAGAATTTGGCGAGCCAGATTTCGCTGCTTTCGGGCAACGCGCAAAAGCATGCCGACAACCCCGATTTCCGGGCCGATATGCTGGTTACCCTTCGCAATTCGTCGGACAAACTGAACGCTCTGCTCGCGCGGCTTAGCCGGTATGGTTCGGCCCAAACGAATGATGTGCGTGAGATCGATTTGGCAAAGATTGCCACCGGCATCGCCGATCGGTTCAAGTCGGTGCACCCGGTTTCAGTGACCCGTGCCGATCCTGTTCAAGTCTTGGCCGATCACGAAGGATTGGAACAAGCATTGATCCACCTCGTCCAGAACGCGGTGGATGCAAGCAAGCAGGGCGGTCAGGTTTTCATGAGCGTCGCAAGCGACGGTTTGAGCGGTCAAATCGACGTGGTCGATTCCGGCGAAGGGATGTCGCCCGAATTTGTCCGCAACAGCCTGTTCAAACCGTTCATTTCATCAAAGCAAGGCGGCTTTGGCATCGGAGCGTTCGAGGCGCGCGAAATGATCAAGGCGATGGGCGGCCGAGTGAATGTGGAATCGCGCGAAGGGGTGGGCACACGTTTCAGCGTCACCTTACCTGTGCCCGAGGCGGCCAAGCTGCTGGAGAGCCGTGAAACCAAAGCCGAAAATCCTGACGAAAATTCAAACCAAAAAGAAGTCGCATAA
- a CDS encoding TIGR03013 family XrtA/PEP-CTERM system glycosyltransferase yields MIRLFKHYIPHAVMLLGMLDFALLMVASEMAWLVRSAQIGMDPGPLSNRWIPLLGSASVVWLAMISVGVYGPYALRSLRFAGARLLVAISLGIIALATLDWILPGDTFWRSTLLYSMGFAIVVLVADRLLLNSFLGSSSFRRRVMVLGAGDRAQRLRKLGEKPEAGFAIVSYIAMGEPERAVEEAIPREAIHDLGRFVENLGVSEVVLALQERRNALPLNDLLRIKTKGVHVNDFSSFLERETGRVDLDTVNPSWLIFSDGFSSSRMLSSAVKRIFDITASLVLLLVTFPIIAIFAAIVKMDSKGPAFFRQERVGLFGETFYLTKLRSMRTDAEKDGAKWAEENDPRVTRVGRFIRKVRIDELPQTWAVLKGEMSFVGPRPEVPKFVDHLQEEIPFYGERHMVKPGITGWAQINYPYGASIDDSRKKLEYDLYYAKNYTPFLDFVILLQTVRVILWPEGAR; encoded by the coding sequence ATGATCCGCTTGTTTAAGCATTATATTCCTCACGCCGTGATGTTGCTCGGCATGCTAGATTTTGCCTTGCTTATGGTGGCAAGCGAAATGGCATGGTTGGTCCGTTCGGCGCAGATCGGGATGGACCCCGGTCCTCTCAGCAATCGCTGGATCCCGCTCTTGGGGTCGGCCAGCGTCGTTTGGCTCGCGATGATTTCAGTGGGTGTCTACGGACCTTACGCATTGCGTTCGCTGCGGTTTGCGGGCGCGCGATTGTTGGTTGCGATAAGTTTGGGCATCATTGCGCTCGCCACGCTCGATTGGATCTTGCCGGGTGACACATTTTGGCGCTCCACATTGCTGTATTCGATGGGCTTTGCGATCGTTGTTCTGGTCGCGGATCGGTTGCTGTTGAACAGCTTCCTTGGATCATCATCCTTTCGCCGCCGGGTTATGGTCTTGGGTGCAGGGGATCGGGCCCAAAGATTACGCAAGCTGGGCGAAAAGCCCGAAGCAGGTTTTGCCATTGTTTCCTATATCGCGATGGGTGAACCCGAACGCGCCGTCGAAGAGGCGATCCCGCGCGAGGCGATCCATGATTTGGGACGGTTTGTCGAAAACCTCGGGGTCAGCGAGGTTGTGCTCGCATTGCAGGAACGTCGGAATGCCTTGCCGTTGAACGACCTTTTGCGGATCAAGACAAAGGGTGTTCACGTCAACGATTTCTCCAGTTTTCTAGAACGCGAAACGGGCCGCGTTGATCTTGATACGGTCAATCCAAGTTGGTTGATATTCTCAGATGGTTTTTCAAGCAGTCGGATGTTGTCGAGCGCGGTGAAGCGCATTTTTGACATCACTGCCAGCCTCGTCCTTCTGCTGGTTACATTTCCGATTATCGCCATTTTTGCAGCCATCGTGAAAATGGACAGCAAAGGACCTGCATTCTTCCGACAGGAGCGTGTGGGGTTGTTTGGAGAGACATTCTATCTCACCAAATTGCGATCCATGCGCACAGATGCCGAAAAGGACGGTGCCAAATGGGCCGAGGAAAATGATCCGCGCGTGACCCGCGTTGGTCGTTTCATCCGCAAGGTTCGGATCGACGAATTGCCACAAACATGGGCCGTTCTAAAGGGGGAAATGAGCTTTGTTGGGCCACGGCCCGAAGTCCCCAAATTCGTCGATCATCTTCAAGAAGAGATCCCGTTTTACGGCGAACGCCACATGGTAAAACCCGGTATCACGGGGTGGGCTCAAATCAATTATCCCTACGGCGCGTCAATCGACGATAGCCGCAAAAAGCTCGAATACGATCTGTATTACGCCAAAAATTATACGCCGTTCCTAGATTTCGTAATCCTCTTGCAAACGGTCCGCGTGATCCTTTGGCCTGAGGGAGCGCGGTGA